The Deinococcus aquaedulcis region TCCACCGTCGTCTGAACCGGCGCGCACGCGCCCAGCAGCGCAGCGGTCAGGAGGGGCAGCAGGCGTTTCATGGGGCCAGCCTAGCGCTGCAGCTGCCCGCCAGCCAGCAAAAGTGGGGCCGACCTTCCGCGCAGAAGGTCGGCCCCAGCGGGTGCGTTTCCGGTTTAGTCTTCGCCCAGGTAGGCCTTGCGCACGCTTTCGTCCTGCGCGATGTCGGCGGCGTTGCCACTGAGCTTGATCTCGCCGGTCTGCAGCACGTAGGCGCGGTGGGCAATGCTCAGGGCCATGTTCGCGTTCTGCTCCACCAGCAGCACGGTGGTCCCGCGCTCCTTGTTCAGCTTCACGATGATGTCGAAAATGGCTTCCACGAACAGGGGCGAGAGGCCCATGCTGGGCTCGTCCAGCAGCAGCAGCTTGGGCGCCACCATCAGGGCGCGGGCAATGGCCAGCATCTGCTGTTCGCCGCCGGACATGGTGCCGCCCAGCTGGTTCTCGCGCTCCTTCAGGCGGGGAAAGAAGGTAAAGCCCTCCTGAATGCGCTGCTCAATCACGGCGCGGTCGGTGACCGTGTAGGCGCCCACAT contains the following coding sequences:
- a CDS encoding ABC transporter ATP-binding protein, whose protein sequence is MPEAMLELNDVHTYYDHIHALKGISMTVNEGEIVALIGGNGAGKTTTLRTVSGMMKPKRGTVTMNGVSIAGIPAHHILQMGMSHVPEGRRIFKDLSVRENLDVGAYTVTDRAVIEQRIQEGFTFFPRLKERENQLGGTMSGGEQQMLAIARALMVAPKLLLLDEPSMGLSPLFVEAIFDIIVKLNKERGTTVLLVEQNANMALSIAHRAYVLQTGEIKLSGNAADIAQDESVRKAYLGED